A stretch of Candidatus Hydrogenedentota bacterium DNA encodes these proteins:
- a CDS encoding DUF2817 domain-containing protein yields the protein MGIFGKGRRWPIAGLCVLIAATAVSAGYFAYMRPSPAYRNAPQVRDIADVESRLAAAAASGRVVVRELGTVTYDGFAAPFWLVVREPGEAVKRRCFLLGTIHGNEPAGVECLLRFIERLAADERLYPDTAFDIIPLANPWGWAHNRRRNGDGFDLNRDFSSCRGQETRFVRDVLDGKRHDLALDFHEDGGATGFYLYQYAEKDTAAVRALLETLRAGGTPIDRDASMAILKVRDGLIRAPMWTLRCVQLARKLSIGNYLRLFNAPRVYTIETPSRLPLEQRVRMDQTALDHFLATAW from the coding sequence ATGGGAATCTTCGGCAAGGGCAGGCGATGGCCCATCGCCGGATTATGCGTCCTGATTGCGGCCACGGCCGTGTCCGCCGGCTATTTTGCGTATATGCGGCCGTCGCCGGCATACCGGAACGCGCCGCAGGTACGGGATATTGCCGACGTGGAGAGCCGTCTCGCCGCGGCGGCGGCCTCGGGCCGCGTCGTCGTTCGCGAATTGGGAACCGTGACTTACGACGGCTTTGCCGCGCCGTTTTGGCTGGTCGTTCGCGAACCGGGGGAGGCCGTCAAGCGGCGTTGTTTTTTGCTGGGCACGATTCACGGCAACGAACCGGCGGGCGTCGAATGCCTGCTGCGTTTTATCGAACGGCTCGCCGCCGATGAACGCCTGTATCCGGATACCGCCTTCGATATCATCCCCCTCGCCAATCCGTGGGGATGGGCGCACAACCGGCGAAGAAATGGCGATGGATTCGACCTGAACCGCGACTTTTCATCGTGCCGGGGACAGGAAACGCGGTTCGTCCGCGACGTTCTTGACGGCAAGCGCCATGACCTTGCGCTGGATTTTCACGAAGACGGCGGCGCGACGGGATTTTACCTCTATCAATACGCGGAAAAAGACACGGCCGCCGTCCGCGCATTGCTGGAAACGCTGCGCGCCGGCGGCACGCCCATCGATCGGGACGCGTCCATGGCGATCCTCAAAGTGCGCGACGGCCTTATCCGCGCGCCGATGTGGACCCTGCGGTGCGTGCAACTGGCGCGGAAACTGAGCATCGGAAATTATCTCCGCCTTTTCAACGCACCCCGCGTCTATACGATTGAAACCCCGTCGCGCCTGCCGCTCGAACAACGCGTGCGCATGGACCAAACGGCGCTGGACCATTTCCTGGCCACCGCGTGGTAA
- a CDS encoding radical SAM protein, whose amino-acid sequence MRFEGRIYRPPSEARSLLIQLTVGCSHNRCSFCAMYRDKQYRVRPLAEVCDDVDWAARAMPNVRRVFICDGDALSAGFETFAALCRHIGTRFPQLERISCYVNARDILRLSEDELRTLRSLGFSLGYLGLESGSLAVLRAIHKGATPADMVEMAGKARDAGIALSVIVLLGAGGRALSEDHVRGSVEIVNKIQPRYLSFLTAMIVPTTPLMDDTRQGRFQPLTDRAILREARDMLAGLALADTLFRMNHVSNLIAIGGRLPTDQAALLRQLDSLLPMAQETVSCVCTGADALML is encoded by the coding sequence ATGCGATTTGAAGGGCGCATTTACCGGCCGCCCAGCGAGGCCCGGAGCCTGCTGATTCAACTCACGGTGGGATGCAGCCACAACCGGTGTTCGTTCTGCGCGATGTACCGGGACAAGCAATACCGGGTTCGGCCTCTCGCGGAGGTCTGCGACGACGTGGATTGGGCGGCGAGGGCCATGCCCAACGTCCGGCGCGTTTTCATCTGCGACGGCGACGCCCTGAGCGCCGGATTTGAAACCTTCGCGGCCCTGTGCCGCCATATTGGAACCCGCTTCCCGCAACTGGAACGGATTTCCTGTTATGTCAATGCGCGGGATATCCTGCGCCTTTCCGAGGACGAATTGCGGACACTGCGAAGCCTTGGATTTTCGCTCGGCTATCTCGGATTGGAGAGCGGAAGCCTCGCCGTTCTGCGAGCCATTCACAAAGGCGCCACGCCCGCCGACATGGTCGAAATGGCCGGCAAGGCCCGCGACGCCGGCATTGCGTTGTCGGTCATCGTGCTTCTGGGCGCCGGCGGGCGCGCGCTGTCCGAAGACCACGTGCGCGGCTCCGTCGAAATCGTGAACAAGATACAACCCCGGTATCTGTCGTTCCTCACCGCCATGATCGTGCCCACGACGCCCCTGATGGACGACACGCGGCAGGGCCGTTTTCAACCCTTGACGGATCGGGCCATTCTCCGGGAGGCACGGGACATGCTCGCGGGACTTGCGCTGGCCGACACCCTCTTTCGGATGAATCACGTCTCCAATCTAATCGCGATCGGCGGCCGGCTCCCCACCGACCAGGCGGCCCTGCTCCGGCAACTGGACTCGCTCCTCCCCATGGCCCAGGAAACGGTATCCTGCGTCTGCACCGGGGCAGACGCCCTCATGCTTTGA